The Lentisphaera araneosa HTCC2155 genome includes the window AAGCGCCTAAAACACCCAATTTAAAAACAGCGAGTGATGCAGAATTAATTAAACACCTCTCTGGTGAGAGTTCTACTATTCGACTTCATGCTCAGCAATACCTCTTGCAAAAGAAATTATCTCCTCAAACAATTGCTCAACTCACAACTGAATGCTTAAATAAAAAGCTTTCAGTCAATGCTCGTACTGCTATTCTCTTCACTCTGAAGCAAGCTTTAGGCGAAGCGAGTCACGATACCTGTAAAAAACTTCTCGCGGATCCAAGCATGCGTGAAATGGCCTTAAAAGCTCTCACTGATCGCAAAACTCAAATGACTACAGTCACACCTGAACTCATCACTCCTTACCTTAAGGATGCTAATCCAAAAGTCCGACTTCAAGCCTTCATTAGCTTACGTCGTCTCAATAAATTCAGCACTTCAGCAAGCAATGCGATTATTGATGCCGCTGTTCAATCTTGGAAAGTAGATAGCGTCGGTAAACTTGGTACAATGGCTTTGCCTCACCTCGCTTCACGTACCCTTGCAGGACTTGGTCAAAATCATCCTCAAGCTTGGAAGCACTACCTCGAACGTTTTAAATCTGGCGATTACAAAACTCAGAAAACCCTTTCTTACGCACTGAAAACCATACATGACCCAAAACTCATTGATCTCATGATTGCGGAACTCGCTAATGATCAATACAATGATGCGAGTCGTTTACTTGTACTCGATATCCTAGCGCGTCTTTCTCAAAAGGAAGCCGAATGGGATTTAGTTGCTTGGTGGGGCACTCGTCCAACAGACCACGGCCCCTATTACGAGGGTAAAACTTGGGAACAAACGCCAAAAATTATCAAGGCAATTGAAAAGAACTTTGGAAAATTCCAAGCCTCTTCGCAAGTTGATGTTATTGCCCAGCTCAACCTCAACCAAATCAACACCTCGCAACTTAAGCTAGAAGGCGTCGATATCCTCTTCTCTGCACTTGATGCAACCAATCCAAGCCCACAACATATTGCCACCCTACAAACTGCTGCGATGGATAGCAAAACCGCTTGGCCCACACGTATTAAAGCTGCACAAAAACTGGGTACTTTTAGTCAATGGATAGATGCAGGTGCCATTCGCTACGTCAAAAAGGGAAAAGGTCGTAAAGCTCCAAAAGAAAGAGTTGTTAACGAGAAAAAAGTAAAATCTTCGCAAGAAATAAGAATGGTCGCTACTAAAGCCCTCCTCACTTCCATCTCAAAATTTCAGAAAGATATCGCTACACTCGACAAAAAAGATCCAGCCTATTTAGCTGCTAACGCCTTAGCCCATGATTACTGGACCTTCCCCTCAGAACATAACGATTTTGCAGAAATCGCAAAACTCGCCAATGAACTCGACGATGATGCTGCCGCTCTAGCTTGGAAGAAAATTTTCTTTGCCTTCTACAAAAACATTGGCAAGAAAATTGTCGCAAATCAAAAAATTATCGATAGCGAGATCGGACTTCATAATCCGGGTTATTACCAAGCGATTGCCGACCTCTATTTACTCGATGAGAAATATAAAACTCGCGCCAAGGCCAACCTCAATTGGGATTATGCAGGGACACGTAAATCAGCAAAAACTGTTATGGACATGCACACCGCTGTTGCGGAAGTCGCAAAAGACCCCAAGAAATCTGCACCACTTGTGAGTGCCGGCTTAGAGGGAGCAGCCAAATATGCCATGACGAATAAAGGCGATGTGGCTCTCGGCGCCAAGTTGTTTAATAAAAATAACTGCATTGCCTGTCACGCCGTCAATAATACCGGCATCCAAAAAGGTCCCTATATGGGTACTGCAGGCAGCCAATTCCAACGTCAGTTCTTGATTGAATCTATCCTCAATCCACCGGCCGCTATTGCTCAAGGCTTCCCTACTTATGAGATCATCCCCAAAGGCAATAAGCCATCACATATAGGTTTTCTAGTAGAAGAAGATAATACCTACTACCACTTAATGAATGCTGCTGGTCTTACGGAGAAGGTAACCAAAGAGCACATGGCCGATAAGAAAATTATTAAGATGTCGCAAATGCCTCCTGGCTTAGTCTTCAATCTTAACCTTCACGAATTCACTTCACTCGTTGATTACCTCGATTCAATGAAATAAGCAATTCACCTAAAGAAAAAGGCCAGCTTCGTCGAAGCTGGCCTTTTTTGTGATCATTTAAAATGACTCTTAGCTCAATGCCGCCTTCACTAGACCCGAAAGCTTACCGCCATTGACCAAGTAGCCCGCACCCTCGACCTGAGACTTAACGCTAGCAATTGTACGGCCCATATTCTTCATCGACTTATCTTCCAAGTCATTCACAACCTGCTCAATGATTGACTTCATTTCTTCTTCATCCATTTCTTTGGGCAAGTAAGTTGCAACGATTTCTAAGCGCGCTTTAAGCTCCGCAACTTGTTCGGCATTGCCCGCTTTCTTAAAAGCGTCGAGTGACTCATGCATTTCTTTTTGAATTTTTTGAATGATGGCGGTGATTTGCGCATCACTTGCTTCAATCTTTTCATTGATTTCTTTATTTTTGATTGCACCGCGAATTTCCGTTACCACAGCTTTCTTGGTGGCATCTTTATTTTTCATGGATTCTTTAAAGTCATTCATCAAGCGAGTTTTCATGGGGGCTCCTAAGTTAAATTGAATCCTTCACGCTACTCGCAAAAAGCTGCTTTAAAAGCACCCGCGGATGACTAATTTTGCGAAGTAAGCAAATTACTCTGCTGCTGCCTCGATATTCACCATCTTGCGCAGAGCCTTTTTCGAGACATGACCAATGATCGCCAAACTCGCGATTGTCGCAATAATCCCTAGAGTAAAAAGGGAACGATCCGCACCCTGACTTAAGTCGAGCGTCGATAACTGCGAGCCCGCAATCGTCACTAAAATAACGCGTGGGGCAAGCCCCAACGCCGACCCACAAAGAAACTCTAATTTATTCACTTTACCTGCGGCCAAGAGCACATTCGTACCCGCAAAAGGCATCACTGGTGAGAGGCGAATTAAAATCACCATAGATAAAGTCTTAAGACCATGACTCTTTAAAAGTTCTCTGTAAATCATGTTGGCTCGAGGTTTTTTCTCTAACAAACTTAAAAGTTCGTCATCTAAGAGACGACTAAAGAGCACATAGGACACTAGCGATGCCGAGGTAATCGTGGTCAAGGCATAAGCAGGCCCCACAAAAGAACCAAATAAGATCCCCGCCACTAAAGAAACCGCGTGAGTCGGAATTAAGGAACAGCCTGTAAGCACCAAGCCGAGAATAAAAAAGATTAATAGTGAGAATGAACTATCTCGCAAAGGATCTAACCATTGTGAGCCCGTGGCACTCAGCACAATGGCTCCGACGCCTGGCCCGACTACCGAAAAGAGTAAAATGGGTCCAAAGTTACCCAAATCTCTAATAAAATTTCGTATTTTTATAATCATTTATCGCTGCATTTTCCATTGATTTAAACGTCCCATCCCAATGCTTGGAATTTATCGATTTCATATATACTCCACTTAAATCAGAATAAAAACCAAAGATACAAAATATTGATTAGCTAGACTTTACGAGAAAGTAGCAAACGATACTACCCCTGCTAAGACGAGTAAGTACTCCCCTCAATATATTTGCCTTTGAGATAAACTTGATAAGCCGCTTCTTCGCGTTCAAGCACGCGCTTAGTGATCCAATCCCCCGACTTGCGCCCTAGCTTATTAATCTGCAGGCTCACGGTACGCAGTTCACTTGCCAGCATCGAGCTGACACTCGAGCCATCGAAACCCGACAGAGAAAAATCTTCTGGAATCTTGTAGGAGTTTTTGAGTGCCTGAAACATAAAGACACTGGCAATTATATCATTCATCGCAACAATTTGCTTTTTGCCTTTCTTGGTAAAATTCGTTAATAAATGACGATCAATTTCGTCTAAAGAGTTGAGTTGAATAAATTCATAATCTGCAATCGATAGTTCCTCACAAGCATTCAAAAAACCTTGACGCCTCTCAGTAGTAATTTCATTCTCCGAATACATCTCTAGGAAGACCGGACGACTGGTTTTAACTAAACTCTTTTTCACTAGCTCATTCATTGCCTCTTTATTGTTAAAGGTAATAAAATCATTTTCTTCTGGTGAACGGTTGAGTACTAAAAAAGGAATATTGTTTTCTTTCAGGTATTGCTCAGTCGACTTGGGAACTTGGCAGAAAGCGAAAATGACTGCATCCGCCTGGCCACTCTTTTTACTAGAGAATAAATCCTTTGTCTTATTGCTCGTTTCGCAAATTATATTGAGCTGATTCTCGGGCACACCCGCCTTAATGCCATCGATTAATTCTGGTACTGAATACACCAAGGGTAAAGAAGGGTCATTAAGTTGCCCCAAGACCAGTTTAATATTTAAAATTGCCCGACTCTTCTGCTTTTTTATCGCACGCTTGGTATAACCTAAGCGATTCGCTATTTCAATAATATTGCTACTGCGCTCATCACTAATCAGTGAAGAACTATTGAGCACGCGAGAAACCGTACTCGCAGAAACCCCTGCTTCTTTTGCAATATCATAAATAGTTACCGACATAAACTCACCTGCTGATTAATTCTTTCTCCTACAATAACGAGATTTTTACATGCAACAAATGCCAATGCAACTTTTCTCGTTCTAGCTCCTCAAGTATCAGTCCTTTTAACTTTTGTATCATTGCACGCTCAGACCAATGGCGCTTGCAAATGATAAAAAGATTAAACCTAAGCGCCAGCGCAACCTAAGGCAACTTGTGCCTATCTCCTGAAACCTAAACGAGTGCAGCGAGTACTACCTAAGCACGTAGTGCACCTTCCTAAATAGCGTAATCCTGAATACCTTGTCCCGCAAGTGCAGAGAAAGTCGCACAGTAAAGCATGATTTGCTTGTGCAGGCTACTGAGTCCATTGCGACGATTCATCGATAAATGTTCACTCAAGCCCGCAGTCTCCAAGAAACTCGCGTCAAGACTCATCGCTTCGGCAGGAGTTAAACCAGAGTAAACTGAAGCAAACACTACCCCGAGACCTTTGGGAATAGCTGCGTCACTATCAGCCGAAAATATCACCTTGCCGTCCTTGAGCTCCGGAACTAACCAGAGCTGAGAGGTACAGCCAGAAATTTTAAATTTATCTACACGTTTGTCTTCTGCCAAATCACCTGCTTGTCGCCCGTATTTGATTAACCAAGTGAAGCGATCGTCAATATCTTCAATTTTGCCCAAATCTGCAATGATTTTATCTTTGTCTTCTATAGCCATTGTTTTCTCAAAAGTTTGCTTATTAATTCGCGCTAAGATAGCAGAGCTTCATATCTGAGCAATCGCAAAAACTAAGATTATTCTTGTCCCATTTATCTTCACTCCAAAAAAGCGGAAATTAAACTCAAAAAAGAACTTTTTACGATTTGCTTTTTTTTCATGTTGTTGCAAATTCAAGGCCACATGCGCTCGTAGCTCAGCTGGATAGAGCAACGGACTTCTAATCCGTAGGTCATAGGTTCGAATCCTATCGGGCGTACTAAAAGCCTCAGTAATTCACTTTACTGAGGCTTTTTTTTGATTTTCCCCTTCCATCTGCATCGCGATCTTTCAGTGCAGAGTCTTGCAGCGAATGAAATGAACGACCTTTCAGCGTAGTGGTCTTGCAGTGAGCTTTTGAATGATCTTTGAGCGCAGCAATCTTTTTATCCGCAATTGCCGAACGTTAACTATTGCTTTTCGTATACTTTCGTATCGACTGCAAAGCTATTTAATTTAAAGTTGACCTTGTCTGTAAAGACCGAGAACTCTAGCTTAATCTCATGATCAATAAAAACATTTTTGAACACATCTTTATTTTCACCTATCGTTTTAATTGACTTGATCGTATAATTATCCTTTGTCATGAGGATCGTTTTTATGGGTTTGGGGACATCAGGGTAAACGCCACAGGAGTGTTGATTATTCACCCATTTTTTCATTCCTTCATCTGTCACCATTTTATCAAAAAAATAAATTTTAGAATCGAGATTAATTTTATCCTTTTTCTTATCTATGTGTATTCTTAATATAGATTTCTTCTCTTTAAACAAATAAAAAAGCAAGGTACTCCTAGGTCCAATATCACCATAACGCACTTCGATTTTCTTCGCTTGTTTCACATCCAACTCAATTATAACCTGCTGTTCTGCAAAACAACTTATAGAAAAGCACAATAAAAAGAGTTTTAATAGTAGGAGAACATTCATTATATATAAAATTTCCTTTAGAATTAAAAAATTATTCCTCGAGCATAAAGACGTACGAAAATGAAGTTTCTTACAAGAAACTAAAAAATTAATTAAACAATTAAGAATCCAAGATAAAACACCTCTCATATCTGCCTTAGAGGGCGGCAACAAGTTACCTTGGGTTGCGCACTTCGTGCTTAGGTTGCACTCGCTACGCTCGTTTAGGGGGCGCCTGCGGCTTAGGTTACAGGCTTAAGGTCATTAACCACGGATTAAACAGATGGGGCAGATTTATTTTTGGGAACGATTCCATAGTTAGACAAATCCACAGTTGGGGATAAAGAACAAAAGACAGCGAACCACGGAAAGCACAGAAAAACATGGAAGGAGAGCAATTTTTAATGGAAGGTCAAGGGAAGTTTAACCACAAATCCAACAGATAAAACAGATCTTTTTTTGTGCTTTTTTGTGGTTCAAATTACTTCAGATTTCAACTGATAACTGCAGGCTCGTCGAGCCGATCTGTAGCTAATGGAATGAGCGATCTTTCAGTACAGCGGTCTAACTCTCTTATTCCTCGACTAAATTCGAGAGGTCATCTAACCAAGACTTATCGTGTTCAACGGAATCTTGAACTGAACCATCCAAATCAATGCGAACTTCCTGATGACAATCTTTACAGGTGGCGTGATAGAATTTCGCTTGATTCTTGCTATCGGTAATGGGTGTGAGATGTTCGAGGTTTTTGCTTTGGCAATGGGGGCAATTCATGTTCTTTCCTTTTTCGTTTCTCCAAACTGCTTCACCCTTTCAGTTTCATCAAGTATTTCCTGTACTCTTTTCATTATTAGATCATCAATTTACTAAGGAGGTTGCGCCTGCGGCTTGGGTGGCGCTCGTCCCGAGCTTAGGGAGCGGCAACAAGTTGCCTTGGGTTGCACTCGCTGCGCTCGTTTAGGTTGCGCTGACGCTTAGGTGGCAGGGAGCGCTGTGCGATAATTTTTAATTGAAATCAAGATCAAGGGAAATTTAACCCCAGATTGAGCAGATCAAACAGATCTTTTCCGTGCTATTTTGTGATTTTTTGTGGTTCTAATTACTTCAGGTTTTTCCTTTCCATCTGTCCTATATGTTTGATCTGTGGTTAAATTACTTTAGGTGGTCGGAAGCAGGTGATAGGTTCCGCATTGAATGCGGTACTCCTATAGTAGCCCAAGTAATTAAATAGATAAATATAATGAGGGGGTCTGGGGGAGAAATTTTAGAATTAAAAAAGGAACATATAAATTTAATCATTCTCGGTACGAATTGGTGCTCCTGTCTTTAAAAAGACTTTCTGGGCATTTCGACCGGGAATGTTTTTCAGCGGGACGAATACTCAGAAAGCTTCCACCACGAATGCTATAGGAATTTCGCATGCTGTTTTTTAAATCTATATATTCCCTAGGAGTAAAAATGTATAATGTGACTCATAAAAAACCATCTGATTACGCGGTAATTGTAGCAATTGACTGGGCTGATGAAAAGCATAATTTCAGAATTCTTCGAGATAATCATGAAGAAACAAAAGTTATTAGTAATGATTTGTTTGAGATTCAAGATTTCTTTTGGAGCCTTCAAGGTAATTCTATAGCCGTCGTT containing:
- a CDS encoding TVP38/TMEM64 family protein; this translates as MIIKIRNFIRDLGNFGPILLFSVVGPGVGAIVLSATGSQWLDPLRDSSFSLLIFFILGLVLTGCSLIPTHAVSLVAGILFGSFVGPAYALTTITSASLVSYVLFSRLLDDELLSLLEKKPRANMIYRELLKSHGLKTLSMVILIRLSPVMPFAGTNVLLAAGKVNKLEFLCGSALGLAPRVILVTIAGSQLSTLDLSQGADRSLFTLGIIATIASLAIIGHVSKKALRKMVNIEAAAE
- a CDS encoding LacI family DNA-binding transcriptional regulator; protein product: MSVTIYDIAKEAGVSASTVSRVLNSSSLISDERSSNIIEIANRLGYTKRAIKKQKSRAILNIKLVLGQLNDPSLPLVYSVPELIDGIKAGVPENQLNIICETSNKTKDLFSSKKSGQADAVIFAFCQVPKSTEQYLKENNIPFLVLNRSPEENDFITFNNKEAMNELVKKSLVKTSRPVFLEMYSENEITTERRQGFLNACEELSIADYEFIQLNSLDEIDRHLLTNFTKKGKKQIVAMNDIIASVFMFQALKNSYKIPEDFSLSGFDGSSVSSMLASELRTVSLQINKLGRKSGDWITKRVLEREEAAYQVYLKGKYIEGSTYSS
- a CDS encoding SufE family protein — protein: MAIEDKDKIIADLGKIEDIDDRFTWLIKYGRQAGDLAEDKRVDKFKISGCTSQLWLVPELKDGKVIFSADSDAAIPKGLGVVFASVYSGLTPAEAMSLDASFLETAGLSEHLSMNRRNGLSSLHKQIMLYCATFSALAGQGIQDYAI
- a CDS encoding GatB/YqeY domain-containing protein, coding for MKTRLMNDFKESMKNKDATKKAVVTEIRGAIKNKEINEKIEASDAQITAIIQKIQKEMHESLDAFKKAGNAEQVAELKARLEIVATYLPKEMDEEEMKSIIEQVVNDLEDKSMKNMGRTIASVKSQVEGAGYLVNGGKLSGLVKAALS
- a CDS encoding DUF7133 domain-containing protein, producing MKQFKYSPFLACIALVNASLFAAPQKSNIKSFTRKSMDKEKAYNSPAYVKHREGSLSLDKRFQHNLFASPPYIEYVTALSADVDGTLYISQDPNGSLGHYAGLGNVVSAKDTTGDGKADKFVEYIPKIESARGGHIVAGTYYLLHPPYLTSFQDTTGDGKADKRTLLADGWGGGIEHPRGADHTTNGVRMGIDGWLYVSVGDFGIKDSKTAAGDTFRFHGGGVARIRPDGSEIEMYVENTRNQFAVAISPTLELFTRDNTNDGKGWNLRVHHQVPESDFGYPKLYQNFPDEHIASLGDYGGGSGMGVLFLDEPGFPKDLNNKLYTCDWTTGKVFSFDMKPKDATYEVKQNIFTPLTRATDIEVDGQSQLYFSDWVGAGFAFAGNDKPVSRIFTAKLKDYKAPKTPNLKTASDAELIKHLSGESSTIRLHAQQYLLQKKLSPQTIAQLTTECLNKKLSVNARTAILFTLKQALGEASHDTCKKLLADPSMREMALKALTDRKTQMTTVTPELITPYLKDANPKVRLQAFISLRRLNKFSTSASNAIIDAAVQSWKVDSVGKLGTMALPHLASRTLAGLGQNHPQAWKHYLERFKSGDYKTQKTLSYALKTIHDPKLIDLMIAELANDQYNDASRLLVLDILARLSQKEAEWDLVAWWGTRPTDHGPYYEGKTWEQTPKIIKAIEKNFGKFQASSQVDVIAQLNLNQINTSQLKLEGVDILFSALDATNPSPQHIATLQTAAMDSKTAWPTRIKAAQKLGTFSQWIDAGAIRYVKKGKGRKAPKERVVNEKKVKSSQEIRMVATKALLTSISKFQKDIATLDKKDPAYLAANALAHDYWTFPSEHNDFAEIAKLANELDDDAAALAWKKIFFAFYKNIGKKIVANQKIIDSEIGLHNPGYYQAIADLYLLDEKYKTRAKANLNWDYAGTRKSAKTVMDMHTAVAEVAKDPKKSAPLVSAGLEGAAKYAMTNKGDVALGAKLFNKNNCIACHAVNNTGIQKGPYMGTAGSQFQRQFLIESILNPPAAIAQGFPTYEIIPKGNKPSHIGFLVEEDNTYYHLMNAAGLTEKVTKEHMADKKIIKMSQMPPGLVFNLNLHEFTSLVDYLDSMK